The following are encoded in a window of Gemmatimonadales bacterium genomic DNA:
- a CDS encoding OmpA family protein, whose translation MGSTPGRALLAAIALLATPVPTASAQRGGTVELVPFGRYGSFPDSLALTSGFSVGGEAGLFVTKKLSLELAGTYAATSTPDSVTVQVRGLTGRFLVHLPLRGRTSALFGLGYTKNQYSQGIDLKEEGIAALIGFRFGLGPRLGLRLEATGDYLAPPGGASDRTWELGVQVGLSMYAGALGERDSDRDGVPNKEDRCPGTARGEAVDPTGCPLAKDSDGDGVLDGGDKCPGTPSGQRVDLTGCNADLDGDGVPNALDRCPATRPGMGVDQFGCPAPGPPSDTDGDGVPDERDRCPGTLPGTPTDALGCTRPATVPTAPPRRVLREVTFATGSATLTASAQASLRTTASTLLAEPAVRFEVAGYTDDTGRRTFNERLSLERAQSVRAFLVSAGVPADRLTARGYGPADPVASNATAEGRELNRRVELRRIE comes from the coding sequence ATGGGATCCACCCCCGGACGCGCCCTCCTGGCCGCCATTGCGCTGCTTGCCACCCCTGTGCCCACAGCCTCCGCACAACGCGGCGGCACGGTCGAGCTTGTACCGTTCGGCCGGTACGGCTCCTTCCCCGACTCACTCGCACTCACGAGCGGATTCAGTGTCGGGGGCGAGGCAGGGCTCTTCGTGACAAAGAAGCTGAGCCTCGAGCTGGCCGGCACGTACGCTGCCACGAGCACCCCCGACTCGGTGACGGTGCAGGTGCGGGGCCTGACCGGCCGGTTTCTCGTGCACCTTCCCCTGCGCGGACGGACGAGTGCGCTCTTCGGACTCGGCTACACCAAGAACCAGTATTCCCAGGGGATTGACCTGAAAGAGGAAGGCATCGCGGCCTTGATTGGATTCCGCTTCGGACTCGGGCCCCGGCTGGGACTCCGGTTGGAGGCCACGGGGGATTACCTCGCCCCTCCGGGCGGGGCCAGCGACCGGACATGGGAACTGGGTGTGCAGGTGGGGCTTTCGATGTACGCCGGCGCGCTCGGCGAGCGCGACAGCGACCGGGATGGCGTGCCCAACAAGGAGGACCGCTGTCCCGGCACCGCGCGGGGGGAGGCGGTCGATCCCACCGGGTGCCCGCTCGCGAAGGATTCCGATGGAGACGGGGTACTCGACGGGGGCGACAAGTGTCCCGGGACCCCGTCGGGGCAACGCGTGGACCTGACCGGCTGCAACGCCGATCTCGACGGCGATGGTGTGCCGAACGCGCTCGACCGCTGCCCCGCCACTCGCCCCGGTATGGGGGTCGATCAGTTCGGCTGCCCCGCGCCGGGGCCCCCGTCCGACACCGACGGCGACGGCGTACCCGACGAGCGGGATCGTTGCCCTGGCACCCTTCCCGGGACGCCAACCGACGCCCTCGGCTGCACGCGCCCGGCCACCGTCCCGACCGCCCCCCCACGGCGGGTCCTCCGCGAGGTGACCTTCGCGACCGGCAGCGCGACCCTGACCGCGAGCGCACAAGCCTCCCTGCGCACGACCGCATCCACATTGCTGGCGGAACCGGCGGTGCGGTTTGAGGTGGCCGGTTACACCGACGACACCGGACGCCGCACCTTCAACGAGCGCCTTTCCCTGGAGCGCGCGCAGTCGGTGCGCGCATTTCTCGTCTCGGCCGGGGTGCCGGCCGATCGATTGACCGCTCGGGGATACGGCCCCGCGGAT